Proteins encoded together in one Mycobacterium simiae window:
- the esxG gene encoding type VII secretion system protein EsxG: MSLLDAHIPQLVASQSAFSAKAALMRSTISAAEQEAMAAQAFHQGESSAAFQAAHARFVEMAARVNTLLDIAQANLGDAAGTYVAADAAAASGYTSF; the protein is encoded by the coding sequence ATGAGTCTTCTGGATGCACACATCCCGCAATTGGTGGCCTCGCAATCGGCGTTCAGCGCCAAGGCGGCGCTGATGCGTAGCACCATCAGCGCGGCCGAGCAGGAAGCGATGGCCGCCCAGGCCTTCCACCAGGGCGAGTCTTCCGCGGCGTTCCAGGCCGCGCACGCCCGGTTCGTGGAGATGGCCGCGCGGGTCAACACCCTGCTGGACATCGCGCAAGCCAACCTCGGCGATGCAGCGGGCACTTATGTGGCCGCCGACGCCGCCGCCGCGTCCGGCTACACCTCGTTCTGA
- a CDS encoding ESX secretion-associated protein EspG: MSAEPNAVELTVDNAWFIAETIGAGSFPWVLAITTPYRDAAERDAFFRDQKDELTAMGLLSPEGRVHPAVADWIRVVCFPDRWLDLRYVGPGATSGSGDLLRGIVARRAGTNGSVAKISRTANTCKTVVALRTAQLVTFTAMNIDDARALVPVLGAGLVQRPPAQFAEFSMPARVGARADERLRSGAALTEVLDYLGIPESARAVVESVFTGPRAYVEIVAGCNRDGQHATTEVGMSIVDTAAGRILVSPSRAFDGEWISTFAPGAPFAIAVAIEHLTACLPGGPWFPNQRLSRDLSTQYA; the protein is encoded by the coding sequence ATGAGTGCGGAGCCCAACGCCGTCGAGCTGACGGTCGACAACGCGTGGTTTATCGCGGAAACCATTGGGGCGGGCAGCTTCCCCTGGGTTTTAGCGATCACGACGCCGTACCGCGACGCCGCGGAACGCGACGCCTTCTTCCGCGATCAGAAGGACGAGTTGACCGCGATGGGTCTGCTGTCGCCAGAGGGTCGCGTGCACCCGGCGGTCGCGGACTGGATCAGGGTGGTGTGTTTCCCTGACCGATGGCTCGATTTGCGCTACGTGGGCCCCGGCGCGACCAGCGGTTCCGGCGATTTGCTGCGCGGCATCGTCGCGCGGCGCGCCGGCACCAACGGCAGCGTCGCGAAGATCTCCAGGACCGCCAACACCTGCAAAACCGTGGTCGCGTTGCGCACCGCGCAGTTGGTCACGTTCACCGCAATGAACATCGACGACGCCCGTGCGCTGGTCCCGGTGCTCGGGGCCGGGTTGGTGCAGCGGCCGCCGGCGCAGTTCGCGGAGTTCAGCATGCCCGCACGCGTCGGAGCCCGCGCCGACGAACGGCTGCGCTCGGGCGCCGCACTGACTGAAGTCCTTGACTACCTGGGTATTCCGGAATCAGCACGAGCGGTGGTGGAATCGGTGTTTACCGGCCCACGCGCATATGTCGAAATCGTCGCAGGCTGCAATCGCGACGGTCAACACGCCACCACCGAGGTCGGAATGAGCATCGTCGACACTGCCGCGGGCCGGATTCTGGTCAGCCCGTCCCGCGCGTTCGACGGCGAATGGATCTCGACCTTCGCCCCCGGCGCCCCGTTCGCGATCGCCGTTGCGATCGAACACCTGACCGCCTGCCTGCCCGGCGGCCCTTGGTTCCCCAACCAGCGGCTGTCCCGGGACTTGTCCACCCAGTACGCGTAA
- a CDS encoding WXG100 family type VII secretion target translates to MSQIMYNYPAMLGHAADMSGYAGTMQGLGADIATEQAALQNAWQGDTGMTYQVWQAQWNQAMEALVRSYQAMASTHENNTLAMYARDTAEAAKWGG, encoded by the coding sequence ATGTCCCAGATTATGTACAACTACCCGGCGATGCTGGGTCACGCCGCCGACATGTCCGGTTACGCCGGCACCATGCAGGGGCTGGGCGCCGACATCGCGACCGAGCAGGCCGCGCTGCAGAACGCATGGCAGGGCGACACCGGTATGACCTACCAGGTTTGGCAGGCGCAGTGGAACCAGGCCATGGAGGCGTTGGTGCGGTCGTACCAGGCGATGGCCAGCACCCACGAGAACAACACGCTGGCCATGTATGCCCGTGACACGGCCGAGGCCGCCAAGTGGGGCGGCTAA